The sequence ATCGCCTAATTCAAAAGAAACATTTTCAACAAAACCTTCTAAAAGGCTTTTAAAAGCAACCAAATCATTTTCGTTATATTCAATTTTACCAGAAAATGTCATTTGTTCTTGAACAGGTTGTTCAGAAACTTCAGTGATTTGAGTAGTTTTTTTTAATTGTTCATTTAAACAAAATTTCTGAGAATCTGAATCGCTTACAGTCATTTGTTCATTTGTGTTTTTCGCACACGAAAACAAGGTCATAAAAAAACCTGTAACTAAAATATATCGACTTATTTTTTTCATATCTAAAAATCTTTTCCTGCTAAATATTGTAACTGTTCGTAATTTGTGAAATATTGATTTACCCAATGATTATAAGCCTTTTGAGACTCTAAATGTGCTTGAGTAAAATCTATAAATTCCATTAAAGTGATGTGTTTATTTTGTAAATGTTTGTAATAATTTTGAAGTAAATCAGACGCATTTTCTTGACTAAAATCGTTACGTTGCTTCATTAACTTTTCAAATTGAAACAACTGAGTAATGGCAAAATTAGAATCGTTTTCAATTTGACGTTCAATGGCATTTCTTTCTACTTTTTGCATTTCGATATTGCTTTTGGCAGCAGAAATATTTCCTTTGTTTCTATTAAAAACGGGCAAATCAAAACGAACACCAACACCAACAAAATCACGCATAATATTACCTCCACGGTCATAATTTACTTGCAGATTTAAATCAGGAATACGTTGCGCTTCTTCTAAATCTAATTGCTTTTTAGCCAAATCAATTTGGTTGTTTTGAAGCATTAAAGAAATGTTGTTTTGTTGCGTTGTTTCAGAAAAATTTAATGGGATTTTTTGAGACAAATCTGTAGGAATAATCGGAAAAACAATTTGCTCTAATTTTAAATTCGGAATTTGAGTTAATTGCTGCAACCTCAATAA comes from Flavobacterium sp. I3-2 and encodes:
- a CDS encoding TolC family protein, whose amino-acid sequence is MNILSTLVISCFCVLPSQAQNFNLQEIETYFLQNNLSLIAKKYQISETEALLIQEKLLPNPSLAISEVNLWKNGSAEQLPYLFGKYGQTQQISLELEQLIETAGKRKKRVAVKENEIKQVNFEFEELLRELKKELRLTYWNLFRISETRQQTEALVQLYQQLNEQYARQANLKNISQADAYRVQTAFLNLQSENAELLQEQAEHLLRLQQLTQIPNLKLEQIVFPIIPTDLSQKIPLNFSETTQQNNISLMLQNNQIDLAKKQLDLEEAQRIPDLNLQVNYDRGGNIMRDFVGVGVRFDLPVFNRNKGNISAAKSNIEMQKVERNAIERQIENDSNFAITQLFQFEKLMKQRNDFSQENASDLLQNYYKHLQNKHITLMEFIDFTQAHLESQKAYNHWVNQYFTNYEQLQYLAGKDF